The Flavobacterium sp. M31R6 nucleotide sequence TGCATTTGTTTAAAATTTTCTAAAAATAATTAGGAGCTATTCCTATAGATTTTTGAATGATGATTGCCGATTTCTGATATTAGATTTTGTACTGTTAAGCATAAAGATTGTTGGTTTTATGAATTTTAAAACTTCAAAAATCAAATATCGTTAATCAAAAATCTTAAATTATTTTTATCAGGGCTAGACCTCGAAAATACCAATTTTTTCCGAAAACTAAGCTCGTTTTCTTAATAAAAAACATTGTTATCATATTTTGTGTTTTATGTTATTTTTAATGATTTTTATTTTAAAATTTATGTAAATTGCACCCTTAAATTATCATATTCACAAAATGGAATTACTTAAACCGTATGTACCCGTAAATAAAGTCCGAATTGTAACTGCTGCATCACTTTTTGATGGTCACGATGCCGCAATTAATATAATGAGAAGAATTATTCAGTCCACAGGAGTTGAGGTAATTCATTTGGGACATGATAGAAGTGTAGAGGAAGTGGTGAATACCGCCATCCAAGAAGATGCCAATGCGATTGCAATGACTTCCTATCAAGGAGGGCACAACGAATACTTTAAATATATGTATGATTTGCTTCAGGAAAAAGGAGCGGGTCATATCAAGATTTTTGGTGGAGGTGGAGGAGTGATCCTGCCTTCGGAAATAGCCGAATTGCAAGCCTACGGCATCACCCGAATTTATGCTCCAGATGATGGACGTGCGATGGGATTACAAGGAATGATCAATGATTTGGTACAACGTTCTGATTTTCCTATCGGAGATAAATTGACGAATGAACTCGATTTAATAGAAAATAAAACACCAACGGCAATTGCCCGTTTAATCTCGGCTGCCGAGAATTTCCCAGAAATAGCAAAACCATTTTTTGATAAAATCCATACTAAGAATGAATCTTCAAAGATTCCTGTTCTTGGAATCACCGGTACTGGTGGTGCAGGAAAATCATCATTGGTGGACGAATTGGTGCGTCGTTTTTTAATCGATTTTCCAGAAAAAACCATCGGACTGATTTCTGTCGATCCATCCAAAAGAAAAACAGGTGGAGCGTTATTGGGAGATAGAATTCGTATGAATGCCATTAACAATTCAAGAGTTTATATGCGTTCGTTGGCAACACGTCAATCCAATTTGGCACTATCAAAATACGTAGCCGAAGCCATTGAGGTTTTAAAAGCCGCAAAATATGATATCATCATCCTTGAAACTTCTGGAATTGGTCAATCTGATACAGAAATTATGGACCATTCGGATGTTTCATTATATGTAATGACACCAGAATTTGGTGCGGCAACCCAATTGGAAAAAATCGATATGCTTGATTTTGCTGATTTGGTAGCCTTGAATAAATTTGATAAGCGAGGAGCTTTGGATGCCATTCGCGATGTGAAAAAACAATACCAACGTAATCATAATCTGTGGGATGTGAATCCTGACGAAATGCCAGTTTATGGAACTATTGCTTCTCAGTTTAATGATCCAGGGATGAATACGTTGTACAAATCCATTATGGATAAAATTGTGGAGAAAACAAATTCCGATTTGAAATCGACTTTCCAAATCACCCGCGAAATGAGCGAGAAGATTTTTGTTATTCCACCACATAGAACTCGTTACTTATCTGAGATCGCCGAAAGCAACAGGAAATATGATACTGTAGCTTTAAGTCAAGAACAAGTGGCTCAAAAGTTATACGGAGTATTTAAAACGATTGAGAGTGTTTCCGGAAAAATTCCAGTAATCAATAAAGCAGGAATTGATGAAGATTCAGTATTGCCAAGTGCATTAGAATCTGAAAAACCAGGTGGCGCAGATAATAAAATCTTTTTAAATCTTTTGCTGAATCAATTTGATAAAGTAAAAATGGATTTAGATCCACACAATTGGAAATTGATTCTTAATTGGAACGACAAAGTCAATAAATACAAGGATCCAGTTTACACTTTTAAAGTTCGTCACAAAGAAATAAAAATGGCTACGCATACGGAGTCGCTTTCGCACTCGCAAATTCCAAAAATTGCCTTGCCAAAGTACCAAGCTTGGGGTGATATTTTACGTTGGTGTTTACAGGAAAATGTACCTGGAGAGTTTCCTTTTACCGCAGGATTATATCCGTTTAAAAGAGAAGGTGAAGATCCGTCAAGAATGTTTGCCGGTGAAGGTGGGCCAGAAAGAACCAACAAGCGTTTCCATTATGTAAGTGCAGGATTGCCTGCGAAAAGGCTTTCTACAGCATTTGATAGTGTGACTTTATATGGTAACGATCCACATATCCGTCCTGATATTTACGGAAAAATTGGTAATGCAGGGGTTTCTATCTGTTGTTTGGACGATGCCAAAAAATTATATTCTGGTTTTGATTTAGTGCATGCCATGACTTCGGTAAGTATGACAATTAATGGACCAGCGCCTATGTTGCTTGGATTCTTTATGAATGCCGCTATTGATCAGCAATGCGAATATTATATAAAAGAGAATAATCTTGAAGAGGAAGTAGCTGATAAAATCAACGAAATTTATAAACAAAAAGGAGTAGAACGTCCCCATTATCAAGGCGATTTGCCTGAAGGGAATAATGGTTTGGGATTATTCCTTTTGGGAGTAACTGGTGATCAAGTATTGCCTTTGGACGTGTATAATGAAATTAAAGAAAAAACACTTTCGCAAGTTCGTGGGACAGTTCAAGCCGATATCCTAAAAGAAGATCAAGCACAAAATACCTGTATTTTCTCGACTGAATTTGCTTTGCGATTAATGGGGGATGTTCAGGAATATTTCATTGCCAAAAATGTAAGGAACTTTTATTCAGTTTCCATTTCAGGATATCATATTGCCGAGGCAGGTGCTAATCCAATCACGCAATTGGCTTTTACACTTTCAAATGGTTTTACTTATGTGGAATATTATTTGAGCCGTGGAATGGATATCAATGATTTTGGACCAAATTTATCGTTCTTTTTCTCGAATGGTGTCGATCCGGAATATGCAGTTATAGGTCGTGTGGCTCGTAAAATTTGGGCGAAAGCCATGAAAAATAAATACGGTGCGAACGAAAGAGCTCAAATGTTGAAATACCATATTCAAACTTCGGGACGTTCTTTACACGCACAGGAAATTGATTTCAATGATATACGTACAACTTTGCAAGCCTTGTATGCTATTTATGATAATTGTAATTCATTGCATACCAATGCGTATGATGAGGCAATTACAACGCCAACTGAAGAATCTGTTCGTAGAGCAATGGCAATTCAGTTGATTATCAATAAAGAATTAGGTCTTGCCAAAAATGAAAACCCAATTCAAGGTTCATTCATTATCGAAGAATTGACAGACT carries:
- a CDS encoding methylmalonyl-CoA mutase family protein produces the protein MELLKPYVPVNKVRIVTAASLFDGHDAAINIMRRIIQSTGVEVIHLGHDRSVEEVVNTAIQEDANAIAMTSYQGGHNEYFKYMYDLLQEKGAGHIKIFGGGGGVILPSEIAELQAYGITRIYAPDDGRAMGLQGMINDLVQRSDFPIGDKLTNELDLIENKTPTAIARLISAAENFPEIAKPFFDKIHTKNESSKIPVLGITGTGGAGKSSLVDELVRRFLIDFPEKTIGLISVDPSKRKTGGALLGDRIRMNAINNSRVYMRSLATRQSNLALSKYVAEAIEVLKAAKYDIIILETSGIGQSDTEIMDHSDVSLYVMTPEFGAATQLEKIDMLDFADLVALNKFDKRGALDAIRDVKKQYQRNHNLWDVNPDEMPVYGTIASQFNDPGMNTLYKSIMDKIVEKTNSDLKSTFQITREMSEKIFVIPPHRTRYLSEIAESNRKYDTVALSQEQVAQKLYGVFKTIESVSGKIPVINKAGIDEDSVLPSALESEKPGGADNKIFLNLLLNQFDKVKMDLDPHNWKLILNWNDKVNKYKDPVYTFKVRHKEIKMATHTESLSHSQIPKIALPKYQAWGDILRWCLQENVPGEFPFTAGLYPFKREGEDPSRMFAGEGGPERTNKRFHYVSAGLPAKRLSTAFDSVTLYGNDPHIRPDIYGKIGNAGVSICCLDDAKKLYSGFDLVHAMTSVSMTINGPAPMLLGFFMNAAIDQQCEYYIKENNLEEEVADKINEIYKQKGVERPHYQGDLPEGNNGLGLFLLGVTGDQVLPLDVYNEIKEKTLSQVRGTVQADILKEDQAQNTCIFSTEFALRLMGDVQEYFIAKNVRNFYSVSISGYHIAEAGANPITQLAFTLSNGFTYVEYYLSRGMDINDFGPNLSFFFSNGVDPEYAVIGRVARKIWAKAMKNKYGANERAQMLKYHIQTSGRSLHAQEIDFNDIRTTLQALYAIYDNCNSLHTNAYDEAITTPTEESVRRAMAIQLIINKELGLAKNENPIQGSFIIEELTDLVEAAVLQEFDRITERGGVLGAMETMYQRSKIQEESLYYETLKHTGEFPIVGVNTFLSSKGSPTVIPAEVIRATEEEKQYQITMLDNLHQCHAALVKEHLNTLQEAAIKGENLFGHLMEATKVCSLGQITEALFEVGGQYRRNM